From Chromatiales bacterium, one genomic window encodes:
- a CDS encoding TonB-dependent receptor, translating to MQNPILYAIRRGMFFTLCITSLTIGIGHAEEEIIVTGSRIRLDDFVATSPISTLTSDVIESTGRTNIEQLLNTLPQVVPGFSATSNNPGDGTTTVDLRGLKPTRTLVLINGRRLNPSVNDGTVDLNNIPTPLIDRIEVVTGGASAVYGSDAMAGVVNFILKNDFEGLDIGYQNGFSDQGDGNEYQLDMVLGGNFADGRGNTTLYASYYDRESILQGDRSYTRIDAQGGSFISRGGRLDNVSNNPFPETDDGEGGFTQNYAFNPDGTVRGFINLLPETSDGLGDRYNFAPDNFLLTPQTRFQLGGLGRFEINDHAEAYAELLYVNSRNSVQLAPTPATGVSVDLDSPFLTQSALDLLASRDDPTGPAVLSRRMVETGVRVQENDSTLAQITAGLRGDLGYKDWQYDSYLSYGRTDFDNYTSNDVSRSRFEAGIAGCPADYLQFNPGCIAVNPFGAGNISADAADWIRLNFADSTVFRRTVVNGTINGTLMTLPAGDMGFALGAEYREDKSSYRPDQAKQSGDILGFNAQQPVSGSFDVKELFGELRIPLINDAPGIGFLDAELGVRYSDYSTIGDVTAYKAGLNWAPVDTVRVRGMYQRASRAPSLFEILENGDQGYTGIYYDPCEGLDPLDDPDTAAFCAEQGVTDTLAFNTGSTQNEFFEYGSPSLKEETTDTYTLGLVLQPDSIPDLQISVDYWNIDVEDYINPLGGGAYGIIDACFASLDLDSPACYSDELGLPLIYRDMASNLKVNVPLINESSLKTSGVDLQIQYGIPMEFASKRVSGLGETLRLSFMLSWLDEYVLDGIDYADTSGYYNIRGSFPEYKAVLRLGYDIGPVNVTWTTTYIDAMKNQGNIPVFEDGGYKNLPSHTYHDLGAVWAIDETFELSAGIRNLFDKEPPVYENSIDQNTDPSTYDMVGRFYFAGVRAKF from the coding sequence ATGCAAAACCCGATTCTGTACGCCATCCGTCGTGGCATGTTTTTCACACTATGCATCACCAGCCTGACCATAGGCATCGGCCATGCGGAAGAAGAGATCATCGTTACGGGATCGCGTATCCGCCTCGACGATTTTGTTGCAACCAGCCCCATATCGACGCTGACTTCAGACGTTATCGAATCGACCGGCCGGACCAATATCGAGCAACTGCTGAATACCCTGCCGCAGGTCGTGCCAGGCTTTTCGGCAACGTCGAACAATCCGGGGGATGGCACCACGACTGTCGATCTGCGCGGTCTCAAACCGACCAGGACCCTCGTACTCATTAACGGCCGCCGGCTGAACCCCTCCGTCAATGACGGTACCGTCGATCTCAACAACATACCGACCCCGCTGATCGATCGTATCGAGGTAGTGACTGGCGGCGCCTCGGCTGTGTACGGCTCTGACGCCATGGCTGGTGTCGTCAACTTCATCCTCAAGAATGACTTTGAGGGACTCGATATCGGCTACCAGAACGGTTTTTCAGACCAGGGCGATGGCAACGAGTATCAGCTTGACATGGTGCTCGGTGGCAACTTTGCCGATGGCCGTGGCAATACCACCCTGTATGCGAGCTACTACGACCGCGAATCAATACTGCAGGGAGATCGCAGCTATACGCGGATCGATGCACAGGGTGGATCGTTTATCAGCCGCGGAGGCCGCCTCGATAACGTATCGAATAATCCGTTTCCGGAGACAGATGACGGCGAAGGCGGCTTCACCCAAAATTACGCATTCAATCCTGACGGCACCGTACGCGGTTTCATCAACCTGCTGCCCGAAACCAGTGATGGCCTCGGCGACCGCTACAATTTTGCACCGGACAACTTTCTGCTGACGCCGCAAACGCGTTTCCAGCTCGGCGGCCTGGGAAGATTCGAGATCAACGACCACGCGGAAGCCTATGCCGAACTGCTCTACGTAAACAGTCGCAACAGTGTCCAGCTGGCGCCCACGCCGGCAACCGGCGTGAGCGTGGACCTGGACAGCCCGTTCCTTACACAGTCTGCACTGGATCTGCTCGCTTCGCGCGATGACCCGACCGGACCGGCAGTGCTCAGCCGGCGCATGGTCGAGACCGGCGTCCGTGTGCAGGAAAATGATTCGACGCTCGCGCAGATCACGGCTGGACTGCGCGGCGATCTGGGCTACAAGGACTGGCAGTACGACAGCTACCTGTCATATGGGCGGACGGACTTTGACAACTACACCAGCAACGACGTATCCCGCTCCCGCTTCGAAGCCGGCATCGCCGGTTGCCCTGCCGATTACCTGCAGTTCAACCCCGGTTGCATAGCCGTCAACCCCTTCGGGGCCGGCAACATCAGTGCCGATGCAGCCGACTGGATCCGGCTCAATTTTGCCGACAGCACGGTATTTCGCCGCACGGTTGTCAACGGCACGATCAACGGTACGCTCATGACCCTTCCGGCCGGCGACATGGGATTCGCCCTCGGTGCCGAATACCGGGAAGACAAGTCGAGCTACCGGCCCGACCAGGCCAAGCAAAGCGGCGACATCCTCGGCTTCAACGCCCAACAGCCGGTCAGCGGCAGCTTTGACGTGAAGGAACTGTTTGGCGAGCTGCGCATTCCGCTGATCAATGACGCGCCCGGCATCGGCTTTCTCGATGCTGAGCTCGGTGTGCGTTACTCCGACTACTCGACCATCGGTGATGTAACTGCCTACAAGGCTGGCCTCAACTGGGCACCTGTGGACACGGTCCGCGTGCGCGGAATGTATCAGCGCGCCAGCCGGGCACCCAGTCTGTTCGAAATCCTCGAGAACGGGGATCAGGGCTATACCGGCATCTACTACGATCCATGCGAAGGTCTTGACCCGCTGGATGATCCCGATACCGCTGCCTTTTGTGCCGAACAGGGCGTAACCGACACCCTGGCCTTCAATACCGGCAGCACACAAAACGAATTCTTCGAATACGGAAGCCCCTCACTCAAGGAAGAAACCACCGATACCTATACCCTCGGTCTTGTGCTGCAACCGGACTCGATTCCCGACCTGCAGATTTCCGTCGATTACTGGAACATTGACGTCGAGGACTACATCAACCCGCTGGGAGGCGGCGCCTACGGCATTATTGACGCCTGCTTCGCCTCACTCGACCTGGACAGCCCTGCCTGCTACAGCGACGAGCTCGGCTTGCCGCTGATCTATCGTGACATGGCCAGCAATCTGAAGGTCAATGTACCGCTGATAAACGAATCGAGCCTGAAGACCTCGGGAGTAGACCTGCAAATCCAGTACGGGATTCCGATGGAGTTCGCCAGCAAGCGCGTATCCGGTCTGGGTGAGACGCTGCGGCTGTCGTTCATGCTGTCGTGGCTCGACGAATACGTGCTGGATGGTATCGACTACGCAGATACCAGTGGCTACTACAACATCCGGGGTTCTTTTCCCGAATACAAGGCCGTGCTGCGCCTCGGCTATGACATCGGTCCGGTCAATGTCACGTGGACCACGACCTATATCGATGCCATGAAAAACCAGGGAAATATTCCGGTGTTCGAGGATGGCGGCTACAAGAACCTGCCAAGCCACACCTATCACGACCTGGGTGCAGTCTGGGCAATCGACGAGACCTTCGAACTTTCAGCCGGTATCCGCAACCTGTTCGACAAGGAGCCGCCGGTCTACGAGAACAGCATCGACCAGAACACCGACCCGAGCACCTACGACATGGTCGGCCGCTTCTACTTTGCAGGCGTACGAGCGAAGTTCTGA
- a CDS encoding GspH/FimT family pseudopilin, with product MQQSGTRQHGFTLGETLTTLAVLGISLSLAIPGLESLARDNARATAVNQLVATMHMARSEAITRNAPIAVCPSLDLRSCAETTWESGWIRFVDSNRNQGIDPDELILGVSPPVPGFVINSETFSRAFSYEPSGRVVAPDSQQHTGDFIFCAVGTDTSAQVVIVNPVGEPALSPKLANGNAPDCTDI from the coding sequence ATGCAGCAGTCTGGCACCCGCCAGCATGGTTTCACGCTGGGGGAGACCCTGACCACTCTCGCGGTACTGGGTATCAGCCTGTCGCTCGCCATCCCCGGTCTTGAGAGCCTGGCACGCGACAATGCCCGTGCCACTGCCGTAAATCAGCTGGTCGCGACCATGCATATGGCGCGCAGCGAAGCGATTACACGCAATGCGCCAATAGCGGTCTGTCCGAGCCTTGACCTGCGCAGCTGCGCGGAGACCACCTGGGAATCCGGCTGGATCCGGTTCGTTGACAGCAACCGGAATCAGGGTATCGATCCGGACGAACTGATACTTGGCGTCTCGCCACCGGTTCCCGGCTTTGTCATCAATTCCGAAACTTTCAGTCGTGCGTTCAGCTACGAACCGTCGGGCCGCGTGGTCGCTCCCGACAGCCAGCAACACACCGGAGACTTCATTTTCTGTGCCGTAGGCACAGATACGTCCGCCCAGGTGGTGATCGTCAACCCGGTCGGTGAACCGGCGCTCTCGCCGAAACTTGCAAACGGCAACGCGCCCGATTGCACGGATATTTGA